Part of the Maridesulfovibrio sp. genome, CGATACCAACACCATTAGTGACGTTATCGACGGGGTAACCCTCAACCTGAAAAATACCAACGCATCAGGTCAAACCACCGCGATCGGCATTGTTACCGACAAAGAGGGCATGAAAGAGAATGTCCAGAAATTTGTCGATCAGAACAATGAAATCAGGCAAATGATTAAAGATTTGACCTCGGTAACAACCTCTTCTGATTCGGCAAAAGGATCAATTCTCACAGGTAACTACGGGGTTGAATTGCTTGTCGGCCAGCGGATGAAAGATATCATCGCCAGTAAGGGTATAGGATTCAGCTGGTATGAAGAACTCCCCAACGGAGACTTTACCGGAGACCGCTATTCCGCACTCTCTCAGCTTGGAATCCTGACCAACGCAGATAGCGGCGGCGCCAACATGGGTTTGTTAGAGTTGGATACTGAAGAACTCAACAAAGCTCTGGATGCCGACCCCATGGCAGTGGCGATGCTCTTTTCTGCCAACTATGAAGGGGTAAGTGACTCCCCCAATGTTCAGTATCTCTCGCATATTAACGGAACCACCAAAGCCGGAGACTATAATGTTCAATACGAAGTATCCGGCGGTCAGATAATTTCTGCAACAATTAACGGCCAAACCGCCTTGGTCGATGCCGCTAACTGGCAGATTACCGGTGCAGGCGGTACTGATGCAGCTGGTATGGCTATCCGTGTAGAAAACCGCGCTGACGGAGTTTACGGCAACTCCGACAGTGACGCTTCAGATGCTATCAATGTCCACCTCAAACTTGGTAAGACCGGTGAGATGGTTGAAGCACTTGAAGATATGACCAGCGAAAGCGGTCCTCTTGAAATTCTTCAGGACAACTACGATACCATCATGAAGAACATCGATAAGAAAATCGAATCTGAAGAAGATCGAATTGCACTAAAAAAACGTATGCTTACAGAAAAGTATGCCAGACTTGACGCCTTGCTGGGTAACTATCAAGGCAAATCGGCTCAGCTGACGGCCAGTGTAACCCAGCTGATGAAAAGCTAGTTTAAATTTAAAATAAATCAAAAACAGCCTAAGGTTTTCTAAAAAGCCTGCCGATCAGTAAGTCAGGAGGAGCAAATATATGCACAAAGCCGCTCAAGCATACCTTTCAACTCAGGTCCATACCACTTCCAAGGGTGAACTTCTCATCATGCTTTATGATGCTGCAATCAAATTCATGAAGCAGGCCAAAGTGAAAATCAATGAGAAGGATTATGCTGCGAAAGGAATTCTTATTTCCAAAGCCATTGAAGTTATTTCTGAACTTACCGCCAGCTTAAACAAGGAAAAAGGCGGAGAACTGGCAGAAAACCTCAGCAGGCTCTATATTTATTGTAACACCAGACTGCTGCAGGCTAACCTGAAAATGGATACAGAAAAACTTGATGAAGTTATCAGGATTATAGACGGCATTGCTTCCGCTTACCGGGAAATTATTCCCACGCAAGAAGCTCAGGCTGCAGTTCCCCTGCAGACAACTGCGACCGCCAGCAGTGGCACAACCAACGTAAACCGCAGCTTTGTAAACGATGCAGGCTACGGAATGCCCAAAGCACATAATATGCCCGCCCCTAACGCCATGCGCTTGAAAAAGGCAGCAAACGCATACGGAGGCGGAGCATAACGAATCAACCGACATTTGCTCCTGATAATACGATAAGACAAGCCCCTGCTTAGGCAGGGGCTTTTTTATGAATTAAGGTAAGATAAGAACAGCCCCTCTTTACTTAACACCGTGTATCTGTCATCTATTTCTATCATGGAAGAAGACAGAATCAGATTACTTCAGGTCTCCCCCTCACTGGGATTGGGAGGCACTGAAAAAGTCATGCAATCATTTGCAGTCAATCTGGACAGGAAAATTTTTCACACTGCGATCTATTCTCCCTCCAACGGCCCCCGGGGAAAACTTATCCGTGAGCAGGGAATAGAAACCTTTGTGGGAACTGATCTGCTCACCGTCCTCGATAGATTCCAACCACATGTCGTCCACATCCATCGTGCAGGCTGGGCCGAACCGGGGTCTCTGCGCCCTTTTAAATTAGCCAAAATTCCTGTTTTGGTTGAAACAAATGTGTTCGGACATCATGACCCGAGCCCCGAAGGACAACTAATTGACCGGCACCTTTTCGTTTCCCATTTCTGTGCTAAACGATATGCGGCAGTTAATTCCATACCTGCAGTGGAGCCGAAGTATTCCGTACTATACAATCCGGTAGACACCGATTTCTTTCTTAAAAGATGTCCGCATGGGCGAAAAATACCCACAAATTCGTTCGGAAGAATTTCCCGCGCAGACAAAGGCAAATGGTCGTCACTTGCTCTTGATTTCCTGCCGATCTTGAAAGAACAGGTAAAAAATCAAAAGCTGGAGCCATTCCAATACCGAATCATCGGTGGAATACCTGAAGCTGAAAATTATGTCGCTGACCATAATCTGGAAGATTTAGTTTATTTTCTCCCCCCGATACTGACTGACAGCGAAATTGCCGAATTTCTAAATTCCATAAGCTTTCTGGTTCATGCCAATGATACAGGGGAATCTTTCGGACTAGTCATTGCCGAGGCCATGGCTGCTGGACTTCCTGTCATAACCCATCCCAGCAAAGAAATGCGGGATAACGCACAATTGGAACTTGTCGACCATGGCAAGACCGGCTTTGTTGCCCGCAATACCCAAGAGTTTGCGCAGTACGTCCGCTTTTTGTTAACCAATCCACAGGAAGCACGAAAAATGGGAGAAAACGGACGGGCGAAAGCAGCTAAACTATTTCGTGCACAAGACATAGCATCTAAACTAGGCAATATTTATCTGGACCTGCTCAAAATGAAAAAAGCCATTTAAGCCATGACTCACATCTTTGATTTATACTCGGAACAGATTTTATCCTACCGCCTTTCAGGACAGGAACCTGAAGAGCTGAAGCTACTTGCGGCAACTCCGGAAGAAACGGCCCAAAAACACCTGAGTTTCGCCTCACGGCGTAATACCGACACCATCATCCTTTTCGGTGCAGGCAATGGTTTGCTGGCAAAAGCGCTGGCGGAAAACAAAAAAACAAATCAAGAGCTCTTGATCTGTGATCTTTATCCTGAACATATTAGAACGCTTACGCAAAATAAATTAGACCAATCTCACGAAAACTGCATTCTGCTGACCGACTCATCAGTCTGGGCAATACTACTGCTCCTCATTCAAAACGGATACTCTGCCTCAGAATCTCATCTGATTCTCAATCCGGGGCTGGATGGTAAAAGCAAAAACAAACACCAAAACCTGCAAAAACTATTTTCCGGGAGCAAACAGGTATCCATCCCAACACAACCTTTGCCCTGCAAAATTTCTGCAGCGGCAATCCTCAGCCCTGATGAACCTCAGCTTGAAGACTTCATAAGACATTTCCCTGACTGGATTACTGAGATTATTTTGGTATGGGATTGTATAGAGTCAGCACCTGTCCCGAAGCTTCAAAGATTTCACCGGGCCGAAATTATTAATATTCACCATCCCCTTGATGCTGATTTTTCAGCACAGCGCAACCGCATGCTGAAAAATTGTTCCGGCGAATGGATCATATATCTTGATGCTGACGAAAGGTTGCATCCTGAAAGTTGGGATGAAATAAGATTGATGACATCCTGCGAGGCGTGTAATGGATGGTACTTTCCACGGATGACATTTTATCCTGACCAGAATCATTGCCGCATCGGCTACGGGCTTTGGCCGGACCTGCAACTCAGGCTTTTTAAAAACAACTGTAATCTCAGATTCGTAAATAAAATTCACGAGCAATTAACCGGATTACAGGGAGCATCCGGCATCCTAATGGACATTCCGATTCATCATCTAACTCATCTTTTGAAGAGCAGGGAAAAAATTGAATCTAAACTGGAAAACTTCAATCTTTCGACCGGCGGCCATTTCAGCCATCAGCTTGGCAGTGAATTACCAAGCATTGCAAATAATTTGCTTAGCCCCCGAAAAGAGAGGAAAGTAGGTCCATTGCTGCTTCCGGACATTTGTATGTCATAATGTTTATATACAATTGGCATTGCCTAACAGTATAAAATTTATTAGGTCTGACCGAAATATTCAGACAAACAGCTTCAAGGATTTAATATGAAAGTTACTTGTCCCGAGTGCGATTTCAGCAGTGAAATTCCGGAAGATAAAATTCCGGCAACTGCCCAGCTTGCCACCTGTCCAAAGTGTCAGGCCAAGTTCAAATTCAGAGACTTTGAAGGGGAAAGCGACCCGGTTCCGGGATTAGCTCCGGAAGATATCAGCCATCCTGCCCCTGAAGAAGAAGGTTATCAGGATGCTGCAGCCTATGCTCAACAACATGCACAGGAACAGCAGCCCGAAGGATTCGGCGATGAACAGCCCCTTCCTTATGATGAACAATTCAACCAGCAGCCTGAAACGATCCAAGAGGAAAAGATTCAGGAAGAGAAGTCAGATATCTGGCAGCGTCTTGACTCCATGAAACCAGAAGAGGACCTTCATGAGGAAGATCACGGCTATGAGACTGAAAGCTACAGCGAAGAGAACGAAGTTCCGTTCGAAAATCTGGAAAAATACGGTTTTTTTCCCGGCCTTTTCCTGACCATCAAACAGGTAATCCTTTCTCCGGCCACTTTCTTTAGGGGCATGCCGCTCAAGGGTTTTCTGATGCCACTGTTCTTTTTTGTCATTCTGGCTGAATTTCAGGAAATCTGTAATTTTATCTGGGCTATGACCGGGGTTGACACTTCAATGGGTGCCGATGTCGGAAGAATTATGAACGATTCCATGATCGCAGACTCTCTGAAGGATGGAACCGGACCAGCCCTCATGTCCCTGCTCCTTTATCCGCTCATGCTGGCAGGAATTAGTTTTCCGCTGATCGGCATGACCCACATTCTGCTCATGATCTTCGGAGCAGGAGAACGCGGTTATCAGGCTACTTTCAGGGCAACCACATACTCATATGCCCCGATCATCCTCTGCATTGTCCCTATTGTAGGTGATATGATCGGCGCGCTGATCAGTGTGGCAATCTCCATTATTGCCTACAAAAATATTCATAATACAACATACATGCGAGTTGTGCTTTCAATGGTTATGCCTATTGTGCTACTGTTGGTCATTCTGGGCTTCTACATGCAGTTCAACCAGCCCACAATCTAGCAGTATCCGAGGATAGTTTATGTTTGGATGGATCAAAGGAAAAGTTGCCAATGCCAAGGAGCGCGTCCGCATTGCCAAGGAAATTAATCCCAAAAGCTTTAGAAATATGGCCAGAGAGATTTCCGATCTTGCAGACGCCTGTTCTCAAGTATGTTCGCCACAGAGCGAAATGCTGCAAAAAGTAGAGAGAATTAAAGGCGAAATGGAACAGCTTACCGAACTAACCCGCCAACCGGAGTTCAAAAAACTCTCCGTACAGCGTAGAATGGAGCTGCGGGAAAGCATGATCCAATCCAAGGAACAGATTCTTGACTCCATGCAAGCAGCGCCCTCACCAACCAAATTGATGCAATAAAAACTAAAAAGGTTCTTCGAAAGAAGAACCTTTTTTTATTACTCAGAATCATACGGCATAAATATTGCTTTTATTTTTGCAACTATTTTATGGTCAAATTTCAGACACTATTAAACCCAATCCCGGTTGCCGATATGAAAAAATATTTGCTGATCCTTTTGCTGGCTTTATCCGCCTGCACCCATTTTGAAACGCAGATCGCCACTCAGTCCGTCTACTATCAGGATACCGAGGTATCTCTGTCGCAGTTGATGGTCTACTCAAGACCGGAAAAACCGCATTACGGACCGCTTTCCGCACTTTTCTATCCTTTCCACGTAACCCAGACCATGTACAAAGGAAGCGACTGGGGACAACTGGTTGCAAAGGGTGTCTGGCAGAACTGGACCAGCCTGCAAGTCTTTCCATCTATGGTTTATGACGACAACCTGATTTACCGGGGACTGGATGAAGCCCTTTTCACAGCCCGTTCGCGCGGCTACGACCTGCTGGTAGTAGGATTCGTTCCATATCTCTATCTGGGACATACCGTTGATGATTCCGCTGTATCGATTCAGGTGAAGATCTACGAAACCAAACGAGGCCAACTGGTCTGCTCTTTTGAACAAAGCGGACGCATTGAGAAAAAAATGGATGACGATTTTATCTTCGTAAAGCGGGAACACCGTATGCCGGACTCTGCTTTCTATAAAATCATACAGGCCATAGCTTCAGACATGGCTGTACCGCTTACTTCATGGGCACGCTACGAGAATACCAACCAAGGCATGGTCGCAGGCCTGATGCCCAACATGGTGCAGATACAGGCTCCCCCGCAGAGTGGAAACTCCGTGTCTCAAGGGACATCTGCCGAACAGAAACAGCCTATTGCAAAACCGGTAAGTCCAAAGGCAGCACCAGCCCCCGTGCAGTCTACAAATCAAGCACCTAAGACGCAATCCAAACCGCGCTCAATCAACCTTGCTGTGCAGTTTGATGTGGATTCATCGCAGATAAAACCAGAATCTTACTCACTTCTGAATGAACTGGGTAAAGCCTTGGTCAGCGACCGCCTCAAAGATAAGCGCGTTGTGATTGGCGGGCATACTGATTCGGACGCTTCGCCGGAATACAACCTTAAATTGAGTAAAGAACGTGCTGAAGCAGTCAAAAAATACCTTACAGAAAATTTTCCCATTGCGCCGCAACGCATCGGTACAACAGGCTTCGGGGAATCCAATCCGCTGGTTCCCAACACTACTAAATACAACAAGCTGCTAAATAGACGTGTACAGGTATCTATCGCACCTTAAGAAAGTATAGACAAACCAAACCAGCAAATCAGACCTCCTCGCTTCAATTACACACTGAACGAGGAGGTTTTTCATTGTCATACACATTTAAATGATAATCAGATTCAATTATTTATTCATATTTTTCAATACATTAAATTGCACAACATAAGCTCCTATTTTGCCCTTTTCCCCCGCTTACATTTGTGTTACTCAAAACTCGCTCTCTCATTACGCATAACCGATTGATTTTCCCAGTTGACGGATCGCAAACAGTAATTATTATTACTTCTAGATCAGGGGAAACCATCGTTAAAACTGATAGCCTGGCGCCATCTCAGCAGCTAGGGAGGAATTTATAAATGATTGGTATTTCTAAACTTTACTGTGGTGCAGTAGAATCTTCCGACGCCCTGCGCTACGGTCGTGAGTCTGGCAAACTGCCTTCTCACCTTCTGCAGTTTTCCAAAGACAAAAAACCCGTTGTAGTCTGGAACATGACCAGACGCTGCAACCTTAAGTGCGTTCACTGCTACGCGCAGGCTGTTGATCCTGACGGACAAGATGAAATTTCCACTTCAAAAGCAAAAGAGATCATTGATGATCTCGCAGCATTCGGCGCCCCGGTAATGCTTTTCTCAGGCGGAGAACCTCTGGTACGCAAAGACCTCGTTGAGCTGGCAAGCTACGCTACCGGCAAAGGCATGCGTGCAGTTATCTCCACCAACGGCACCCTGATCACTAAGGAAAAAGCCCGCGAACTGAAAGACGTTGGTCTCTCCTACGTTGGTATATCCCTTGACGGTACCGAAGAAACCCACGACAAATTCCGCGGCGTTCCAGGTTCTTACAAAAAAGCTATTGAAGGTGTAGAAAACTGTAAGGCTGAAGGCCTGAAAGTCGGTCTGCGCTTCACTATCAACAAACGTAACTGGACTGAAGTTCCTTCCATCTTCAAAGTACTGCGTGAACTTGACGTTCCCAGAGCATGTTTCTACCATCTGGTGTACTCTGGCCGCGGTTCCGAACTCATCAAAGAGGATCTGAGCCACGCTGAAACCCGCCAGTTGCTCGACCTGATCATGGACGAAACCAAAGCTCTCTATGATGCAGGCATGCCTAAAGAAATCCTCACCGTTGATAACCATGCCGACGGTGTATACGTGTACCAGCGACTGCTGAAAGAAGATCCCGAACGCGCCAAGGAAGTCCTCGAACTGCTGCAGTTCAACGAAGGCAACAACTCCGGCCGCGGTATCGGTTGTATCTCCTGGGACGGTCAGGTTCACGCTGACCAGTTCTGGCGCAACCACACCTTCGGTAACGTTCTGGAACGTCCTTTCTCCGAAATCTGGATGGACGAGAACATCGAACTGCTGCACAAGCTTAAAGACAAGAAGCAGCACGTTGGCGGCCGCTGCGCTACCTGTCGTTACCTGAACATCTGTGCCGGTAACTTCCGTGCCCGCGCTGAAGCATACTACGACGACATCTGGGCTCAGGATCCTGCTTGTTACCTCACTGACGAGGAAATCAAGAAGGACTAGGCCCGCTGTTTTGAAAAGCGTTTCAAGACGGTCGTCCTGTCGACGATAGATATTATTGAATCCCGGCGGGCCTACAGGTCTGCCGGGATTTATTATTTGAAATAAATATATCCAAGCTGCACGGCGAAGCCCTACTAAAAAAGTTTAGGATTCTTAAACCCTTTTCAACGGGTTTAAGCCGCCGGAGGCAAAAAGGAAGGTCTAACATGGTATTCGACTTCCATCGGGGACGCAGACTCAGACGTACTCCCGTTATTCGTGATCTGATCAGGGAAACCACACTTTCCGCCGATGATCTTATGATGCCCTACTTCGTCTATGAAACAGACGATGAAAATTTCAAAAAAGAAGTTTCCTCCATGCCCGGCCAGTTTCAGCTCAGCCTGAAACAACTGGAAATCAAAGTAGAGGAAGCAGTTGCAAACGGTCTCAAAAGCCTGATCCTCTTCGGCATTCCCGCTGAAAAGGACCCCGCTGGCTCTCAGGCCTACGCCGAGGACGGCATTGTGCAGCAGGCCGTACGCCTGCTCAAAAAACGCTGGCCCGAACTGCTGGTCTGCACAGATGTATGCCTGTGTGAATTCACTTCCCACGGTCACTGCGGACTGGTTAAGGATGAGACCATCCTCAACGATGCAACCCTTGATCTACTGGCTAAAACAGCCCTCTCCCACGCCAAAGCAGGCGCGGACATGGTTGCTCCTTCTGATATGATGGACGGACGCGTCGCCGCTATCCGCGAGATTCTGGACGAAAACGGTTTTGCTGAACTGCCGCTCATGTCTTATGCGGTAAAATATGCATCAGCTTACTACGGTCCTTTCCGCGAAGCAGCTGAAGGCGCACCCCAGTTCGGTGACCGCAAAACCTACCAGATGGACCCGGCCAACGCCCGCGAAGGCCTGCGCGAAGCAGCAGCGGATGTTATCGAAGGTGCTGACATTCTTATGGTTAAACCAGCCGGACCGTACATGGACATCATCCGTCAGACCCGCGACAATTTCGATCTGCCCGTTGCGGCTTATCAGGTCAGCGGTGAATATTCCATGATCAAGGCTGCAGCCTTGAACGGCTGGGTGGACGAAGAATCCGTGGTCTGGGAATCACTCATCGGCCTGAAACGTGCCGGTGCTGATCTTATCCTGACCTACTTCACTGAAGACGTACTCAAAAGACTGAAAGAGAAATAATATGAGCGATAAAAAAATGACAGGCGGACACCCCGGAGGTCATCCGGGTGGTGGACATCCCGGCGGTAAACCGGGTCACCCCGGTGGCGGACATCCCGGTGGTCATCCGGGCGTACATCCCATTCCCCAGAAAAACGCTGACGGTTCTCCTCCGCTGCGTTTGATTGCATGGGAAATTACCCGTTCCTGCAACCTTGCCTGCAAACACTGCAGAGCTGAAGCGCACCCTGAACCTTATCCGGGAGAACTTTCCACCGAGGAAGCAAAAGCGCTTATCGATACATTTCCTGAAACCGGTGACCCGATAATCATCTTTACCGGCGGCGAACCGCTGCTACGCCACGATGTTTTCGAACTGGTATCCTACGCCAATGACAAAGGTCTGCGCTGCGTAATGGCCCCCAACGGAACCCTGCTTACCGCAGAGAATTCCGTACAGCTCAAAGAAGTAGGCATCCAGCGTTGCTCCATCTCCATTGATGCTGCAGAATCGAAATACCATGATGAATTCCGCGGTGAAGTTGGCGCATTCGATCAAGCCATGAAAGGTATCCAGTACCTGAAAGATGCCGGAATCGAATTCCAGATCAACACTACTGTAACCCGCAACAACCTGCATATGTTCAAGGATATCTTCAAGCTCGCCAAAGATCTTGGAGCATCTGCATGGCATATCTTCCTGCTGGTACCCACCGGACGTGCAGCAGAGCTGGGTGCGGAAGTTATTTCCGCAGAAGAGTACGAAGAAGTTCTCAACTGGTTCTACGATTTCCAGAAGACCACCGACATGCAGCTCAAAGCGACCTGCGCACCGCACTACCACCGCATCCTGCGTCAGCGTGCGAAGGAAGAAGGTATTCCGGTCAACTTTGAAAACTTCGGCCTTGATGCTGTAAGCCGCGGTTGCCTCGGCGGTGTAGGATTCTGTTTTATTTCCCACCGTGGACAGGTTCAGCCCTGCGGATACCTTGATCTCGACTGCGGTAACGTGCGCGAGATTCCCTTCCCGGAAATCTGGGCCAAATCCCCGCAGTTCCTGAACCTTCGCAACCCAGAAACATACGACGGCAAATGCGGTCACTGTGAATACGAAAAAGTGTGCGGCGGTTGCCGTGCGCGCGCCCAGACCATGGAAGGCAGCTATCTTGGACCGGAACCGCTTTGTTCCTACGAGCCCAAAAAGAAGCCTAAAAAATAGAAAGGAAAGATAAATGGACGCAGTAGATAAAGAGATTCTCGGCATCATCCAGTCCCACTTCCCCATTGTTTCACGCCCCTACGAGGAGATCGGGAAGCTGGTGGGAGTATCCGAAGACGAAGCGCTTTCAAGGGTCAACGCCCTACGCGAAGAAGGTGTAATCCGCCGCGTAGGCGCAAACTTCGGTTCCCGCGAACTGGGTTGGCATTCCACCCTGTGCGCAGCCAGCGTGCCTGAAGAAAAAATGGATGAGTTTGTAGCCGAGGTTAACCGTCACAGCGGCGTTACCCATAACTACCTGCGTGAAAATGACTTCAACATCTGGTTTACCTTCATCGGTCCGGACAAAGAAACCGTGATTGCCACTCTCGATGCTATTACCGAGAAAACAGGCATCCGCGTACTTTACCTGCCCGCGACCAAGCTGTTCAAGATCAAGGTTGATTTTGACATGAAGGAAGACAAGGAGAAAAAATAAATGGCAGCTAAGGAAACTATCATTTCCCCGTCCCTGCTTTCCTGTGATTTCAGCCGTCTTGCAGATGAACTGAAAGCACTGGAAGAAGCAGGTCTTAAATGGGCGCACCTTGATGTAATGGACGGTAAATTCGTGCCCAACATCACTTTCGGGCCTCCGGTAATCA contains:
- the fliD gene encoding flagellar filament capping protein FliD, with protein sequence MSDYTSGNINFTGLGSGTDFQSLIDGLIKLERVHINRLESWKSSWSDKVEKFQELNTALLGLQTTLKSMDTLDEFMSKTVTTSDSGTLTATASAEALVSSHAIEIGQLATNDIHVTDSGVSSLTQSIFSSTGEFTFTYGSETITLSNISAGTSLQGFVNLINSHVDSREKIRATTINDGTSYHLQIYGLDLGADNQVSIDNTVGMVFSKNDFDETQDAVNSQIKVDGYPPAPGDWIERDTNTISDVIDGVTLNLKNTNASGQTTAIGIVTDKEGMKENVQKFVDQNNEIRQMIKDLTSVTTSSDSAKGSILTGNYGVELLVGQRMKDIIASKGIGFSWYEELPNGDFTGDRYSALSQLGILTNADSGGANMGLLELDTEELNKALDADPMAVAMLFSANYEGVSDSPNVQYLSHINGTTKAGDYNVQYEVSGGQIISATINGQTALVDAANWQITGAGGTDAAGMAIRVENRADGVYGNSDSDASDAINVHLKLGKTGEMVEALEDMTSESGPLEILQDNYDTIMKNIDKKIESEEDRIALKKRMLTEKYARLDALLGNYQGKSAQLTASVTQLMKS
- the fliS gene encoding flagellar export chaperone FliS, whose amino-acid sequence is MHKAAQAYLSTQVHTTSKGELLIMLYDAAIKFMKQAKVKINEKDYAAKGILISKAIEVISELTASLNKEKGGELAENLSRLYIYCNTRLLQANLKMDTEKLDEVIRIIDGIASAYREIIPTQEAQAAVPLQTTATASSGTTNVNRSFVNDAGYGMPKAHNMPAPNAMRLKKAANAYGGGA
- a CDS encoding glycosyltransferase family 4 protein, which produces MEEDRIRLLQVSPSLGLGGTEKVMQSFAVNLDRKIFHTAIYSPSNGPRGKLIREQGIETFVGTDLLTVLDRFQPHVVHIHRAGWAEPGSLRPFKLAKIPVLVETNVFGHHDPSPEGQLIDRHLFVSHFCAKRYAAVNSIPAVEPKYSVLYNPVDTDFFLKRCPHGRKIPTNSFGRISRADKGKWSSLALDFLPILKEQVKNQKLEPFQYRIIGGIPEAENYVADHNLEDLVYFLPPILTDSEIAEFLNSISFLVHANDTGESFGLVIAEAMAAGLPVITHPSKEMRDNAQLELVDHGKTGFVARNTQEFAQYVRFLLTNPQEARKMGENGRAKAAKLFRAQDIASKLGNIYLDLLKMKKAI
- a CDS encoding glycosyltransferase, producing MLAKALAENKKTNQELLICDLYPEHIRTLTQNKLDQSHENCILLTDSSVWAILLLLIQNGYSASESHLILNPGLDGKSKNKHQNLQKLFSGSKQVSIPTQPLPCKISAAAILSPDEPQLEDFIRHFPDWITEIILVWDCIESAPVPKLQRFHRAEIINIHHPLDADFSAQRNRMLKNCSGEWIIYLDADERLHPESWDEIRLMTSCEACNGWYFPRMTFYPDQNHCRIGYGLWPDLQLRLFKNNCNLRFVNKIHEQLTGLQGASGILMDIPIHHLTHLLKSREKIESKLENFNLSTGGHFSHQLGSELPSIANNLLSPRKERKVGPLLLPDICMS
- a CDS encoding zinc-ribbon domain-containing protein, which gives rise to MKVTCPECDFSSEIPEDKIPATAQLATCPKCQAKFKFRDFEGESDPVPGLAPEDISHPAPEEEGYQDAAAYAQQHAQEQQPEGFGDEQPLPYDEQFNQQPETIQEEKIQEEKSDIWQRLDSMKPEEDLHEEDHGYETESYSEENEVPFENLEKYGFFPGLFLTIKQVILSPATFFRGMPLKGFLMPLFFFVILAEFQEICNFIWAMTGVDTSMGADVGRIMNDSMIADSLKDGTGPALMSLLLYPLMLAGISFPLIGMTHILLMIFGAGERGYQATFRATTYSYAPIILCIVPIVGDMIGALISVAISIIAYKNIHNTTYMRVVLSMVMPIVLLLVILGFYMQFNQPTI
- a CDS encoding OmpA family protein, with the translated sequence MKKYLLILLLALSACTHFETQIATQSVYYQDTEVSLSQLMVYSRPEKPHYGPLSALFYPFHVTQTMYKGSDWGQLVAKGVWQNWTSLQVFPSMVYDDNLIYRGLDEALFTARSRGYDLLVVGFVPYLYLGHTVDDSAVSIQVKIYETKRGQLVCSFEQSGRIEKKMDDDFIFVKREHRMPDSAFYKIIQAIASDMAVPLTSWARYENTNQGMVAGLMPNMVQIQAPPQSGNSVSQGTSAEQKQPIAKPVSPKAAPAPVQSTNQAPKTQSKPRSINLAVQFDVDSSQIKPESYSLLNELGKALVSDRLKDKRVVIGGHTDSDASPEYNLKLSKERAEAVKKYLTENFPIAPQRIGTTGFGESNPLVPNTTKYNKLLNRRVQVSIAP
- the ahbC gene encoding 12,18-didecarboxysiroheme deacetylase, which codes for MIGISKLYCGAVESSDALRYGRESGKLPSHLLQFSKDKKPVVVWNMTRRCNLKCVHCYAQAVDPDGQDEISTSKAKEIIDDLAAFGAPVMLFSGGEPLVRKDLVELASYATGKGMRAVISTNGTLITKEKARELKDVGLSYVGISLDGTEETHDKFRGVPGSYKKAIEGVENCKAEGLKVGLRFTINKRNWTEVPSIFKVLRELDVPRACFYHLVYSGRGSELIKEDLSHAETRQLLDLIMDETKALYDAGMPKEILTVDNHADGVYVYQRLLKEDPERAKEVLELLQFNEGNNSGRGIGCISWDGQVHADQFWRNHTFGNVLERPFSEIWMDENIELLHKLKDKKQHVGGRCATCRYLNICAGNFRARAEAYYDDIWAQDPACYLTDEEIKKD
- the hemB gene encoding porphobilinogen synthase; its protein translation is MVFDFHRGRRLRRTPVIRDLIRETTLSADDLMMPYFVYETDDENFKKEVSSMPGQFQLSLKQLEIKVEEAVANGLKSLILFGIPAEKDPAGSQAYAEDGIVQQAVRLLKKRWPELLVCTDVCLCEFTSHGHCGLVKDETILNDATLDLLAKTALSHAKAGADMVAPSDMMDGRVAAIREILDENGFAELPLMSYAVKYASAYYGPFREAAEGAPQFGDRKTYQMDPANAREGLREAAADVIEGADILMVKPAGPYMDIIRQTRDNFDLPVAAYQVSGEYSMIKAAALNGWVDEESVVWESLIGLKRAGADLILTYFTEDVLKRLKEK
- the ahbD gene encoding heme b synthase, which translates into the protein MSDKKMTGGHPGGHPGGGHPGGKPGHPGGGHPGGHPGVHPIPQKNADGSPPLRLIAWEITRSCNLACKHCRAEAHPEPYPGELSTEEAKALIDTFPETGDPIIIFTGGEPLLRHDVFELVSYANDKGLRCVMAPNGTLLTAENSVQLKEVGIQRCSISIDAAESKYHDEFRGEVGAFDQAMKGIQYLKDAGIEFQINTTVTRNNLHMFKDIFKLAKDLGASAWHIFLLVPTGRAAELGAEVISAEEYEEVLNWFYDFQKTTDMQLKATCAPHYHRILRQRAKEEGIPVNFENFGLDAVSRGCLGGVGFCFISHRGQVQPCGYLDLDCGNVREIPFPEIWAKSPQFLNLRNPETYDGKCGHCEYEKVCGGCRARAQTMEGSYLGPEPLCSYEPKKKPKK
- a CDS encoding AsnC family transcriptional regulator; this translates as MDAVDKEILGIIQSHFPIVSRPYEEIGKLVGVSEDEALSRVNALREEGVIRRVGANFGSRELGWHSTLCAASVPEEKMDEFVAEVNRHSGVTHNYLRENDFNIWFTFIGPDKETVIATLDAITEKTGIRVLYLPATKLFKIKVDFDMKEDKEKK